One segment of Phragmites australis chromosome 13, lpPhrAust1.1, whole genome shotgun sequence DNA contains the following:
- the LOC133889023 gene encoding E3 ubiquitin-protein ligase ATL4-like, translated as MSSSSSLPSPPPPSAGATSPYSASSSLLPSFMIIAALLAFVFLASVAIHLLLRFLSDPSSSSAAPPLPLAHRDEVRSAGTVDSTARPASVAAVEGEEEEASDEKQRLIDSLPLFTMASALAALPKSSPDCAVCLSLFTPEAELRLLPACRHAFHASCVDAWLRTTPSCPLCRASIALPHPSLSAMLAAAQPPPPPEPRSRDRSRSSFLVEIGTVSNRGSSAPGPGGGNGNSRTYSLGSFDYHIDEEVEAVVSRVARATVKEQKPASEEAPSPSPPGEAVAQAAGSSRGWLREYVDRLASSAYTFSERWSSRWNQSHQSHGQEEPWLWDVEVGAAEMSSAPGSDEEETAFMVLYRWIAGV; from the coding sequence atgtcctcttcctcctctctcccgtCTCCCCCGCCACCCTCCGCCGGCGCCACCTCCCCCTACTCCGCGTCGTCCTCCTTACTCCCATCCTTCATGATCATCGCCGCGCTGCTCGCCTTCGTCTTCCTCGCCTCCGTCGCCATCCACCTCCTGCTCCGCTTCCTCTCCGACCCCTCCTCGTCTTCCGCCGCACCGCCGCTCCCTCTGGCGCACCGCGACGAGGTGCGCTCGGCCGGTACAGTGGATTCTACGGCGCGGCCTGCCTCTGTGGCTGCGgtcgagggggaggaggaggaggccagcgaCGAGAAGCAGCGGCTGATCGACTCGCTGCCGCTGTTCACGATGGCGTCGGCGCTGGCGGCGCTGCCCAAGAGCTCCCCGGACTGCGCCGTCTGCCTCTCGCTGTTCACGCCCGAAGCCGAGCTCCGGCTGCTCCCGGCGTGCCGCCACGCGTTCCACGCCTCCTGCGTCGACGCCTGGCTTCGCACCACGCCGTCCTGCCCGCTCTGCCGCGCCTCCATCGCGCTCCCGCACCCCTCGCTCTCCGCCATGCTCGCCGCCGCGcaaccgccgcctccgccggagccaaggagCAGGGACCGGTCCAGATCAAGCTTCCTTGTCGAGATCGGCACCGTCAGCAACCGCGGCTCGTCCGCGCCGGGCCCCGGGGGCGGCAACGGGAACAGCCGCACCTACTCGCTCGGCTCATTCGACTACCACATcgacgaggaggtggaggccgTCGTGTCCCGCGTCGCGCGCGCCACTGTCAAGGAGCAGAAACCCGCAAGCGAGGAGGCTccatcgccgtcgcctcccGGTGAGGCGGTGGCTCAAGCGGCGGGTTCGTCGCGCGGCTGGCTGCGTGAGTACGTGGACCGGCTGGCCTCGTCAGCCTACACGTTCTCTGAGCGGTGGAGCTCGCGGTGGAACCAGAGCCACCAAAGCCACGGGCAGGAAGAGCCGTGGCTGTGGGACGTGGAGGTAGGGGCAGCGGAGATGTCGTCGGCGCCGGGGTCGGACGAGGAGGAGACGGCGTTCATGGTGCTGTACCGCTGGATCGCAGGGGTGTAA
- the LOC133889575 gene encoding probable purine permease 11 yields the protein MADSNNNGATSTNNGEVQVQIPGPSKAEGPAPSESSEVKNWRWWFMVSADVLFLIVGQTSATLLERYYFSQGGSSKWISTFVKTAGFPILFFGLFFFPSKSSSTQNSDTPIAKIALIYIVLGLIIAADDMMYSNGLLYLPVSTYSLICASQLAFNVVFSYVLNSQKLTGLVLNSVVLLTLSALLLGVNEESYGSAGVSRGKYILGFLLTLGASGTYSLILSLMQLTFENVVKKHSCSAVLNMQIYTALVATFASLCGLFASGEWKSLKGEMDRFKSGQFSYLMTLVWTSVSWQVASVGMVGLIFEVSSLFSNVISTFALPIAPLFGVMIFHDKMNGVKIIAMLISLWGFVSYVYQHYLDDKKARKAVANSA from the exons ATGGCTGACAGCAACAACAATGGCGCCACGAGCACGAACAACGGCGAGGTTCAGGTACAAATTCCAG GACCATCGAAAGCTGAAGGTCCAGCACCGTCGGAAAGCTCCGAAGTCAAGAATTGGCGGTGGTGGTTCATGGTGTCAGCTGATGTTTTATTCCTCATTGTTGGTCAGACATCAGCAACACTGCTTGAGAGATACTACTTCAGTCAAGGTGGTAGCAGCAAGTGGATATCTACATTCGTGAAAACTGCTGGATTTCCTATATTATTCTTTGGCTTGTTCTTTTTCCCTTCAAAGTCATCTTCCACACAAAACAGCGACACTCCCATTGCCAAAATTGCTTTGATATACATTGTCTTGGGGCTCATCATAGCTGCCGATGACATGATGTATTCCAACGGGCTGTTGTATCTTCCAGTCTCGACCTATTCACTCATTTGCGCTAGTCAGCTGGCATTCAACGTTGTCTTCTCATACGTCCTAAACTCTCAGAAACTCACTGGTTTAGTCTTAAACTCTGTAGTTCTCCTTACTTTGTCTGCTTTACTCCTTGGTGTCAATGAAGAATCTTATGGATCTGCTGGTGTCTCAAGAGGAAAATATATTTTGGGTTTCCTGTTGACATTAGGAGCATCAGGCACCTACTCACTTATCCTTTCCCTGATGCAACTTACATTTGAGAATGTGGTCAAGAAGCACTCCTGCTCGGCAGTTTTGAACATGCAAATATATACAGCACTTGTGGCAACTTTTGCTTCTCTTTGTGGATTATTTGCAAGTGGTGAATGGAAGTCTTTAAAAGGGGAGATGGACAGGTTCAAATCCGGGCAGTTCTCCTATCTGATGACATTGGTGTGGACATCTGTATCTTGGCAGGTCGCTTCTGTTGGAATGGTGGGTTTGATCTTTGAGGTATCGTCATTGTTCTCGAATGTGATCAGCACCTTCGCTCTGCCTATAGCTCCTCTTTTTGGTGTGATGATCTTTCATGACAAGATGAATGGAGTAAAGATCATAGCCATGCTAATTTCCCTATGGGgttttgtttcatatgtttATCAGCACTATCTTGATGATAAGAAAGCTAGAAAGGCTGTAGCTAATAGTGCGTAG
- the LOC133888634 gene encoding uncharacterized protein LOC133888634, giving the protein MMCGRHPYEGVVGVCAPCLRDRLLALAAAQNEAASLPPPPPLQPEPEPELLFPRSVSPYVCRRNSDASGARGRPPGLLFFRTPQVGPAYGGGAGFEEGDIGFQRRRSGRLSVLAALFGGHQSHRSDSEEKWKHRSWLAGIMPRGRLKKEPETAPPRRSCRAISNRGLSPVRYADGDSEESTSPAESPWLPSPSPMRKTPGRRRPGGAVSGVSGFAVCISPLARPSPGRHHRGGHPPDAPAAIPCELRPPPLRQLTSGTSLPHCRSWKLADGGRFR; this is encoded by the coding sequence ATGATGTGCGGCAGGCACCCGTACGAGGGCGTGGTTGGCGTCTGCGCGCCGTGCCTCCGCGACCGCCTGCtcgcgctcgccgccgcgcAGAACGAGGCCGCCTcgctgcctccgcctccgcccctgcagccggagccggagccggagctgCTGTTCCCGAGGTCGGTGTCGCCGTACGTCTGCCGCCGGAACTCCGACGCCTCAGGGGCGCGGGGGCGCCCGCCGGGCCTCCTCTTCTTCCGGACGCCGCAGGTGGGGCCCGCgtacggcggcggcgctggcttCGAGGAAGGCGACATCGGGTTCCAGAGGCGGCGCAGCGGCAGATTGTCCGTGCTCGCCGCGCTCTTCGGCGGCCACCAGTCGCACAGATCGGATTCGGAGGAGAAGTGGAAGCACCGGTCTTGGCTCGCCGGGATCATGCCCCGCGGCCGCCTGAAGAAGGAGCCGGAAACCGCTCCGCCGCGGCGCTCCTGCCGCGCGATCAGCAACCGGGGGCTCTCGCCGGTGAGGTACGCTGACGGAGACAGTGAGGAGAGCACCTCCCCGGCGGAGTCACCGTGGCTACCTTCTCCGTCGCCGATGCGAAAAACCCCCGGCCGTCGCCGTCCGGGAGGTGCCGTGTCCGGCGTGTCGGGGTTCGCGGTGTGCATCAGCCCGCTCGCGCGGCCCAGCCCGGGGCGGCACCACCGCGGAGGCCACCCGCCGGACGCTCCCGCGGCCATCCCCTGCGAGCTTCGCCCGCCACCGCTCCGCCAGCTCACCTCCGGCACCTCGCTCCCCCACTGCCGCTCCTGGAAGCTCGCCGACGGCGGCCGCTTCCGGTGA